The following proteins are co-located in the Paralichthys olivaceus isolate ysfri-2021 chromosome 10, ASM2471397v2, whole genome shotgun sequence genome:
- the usp9 gene encoding ubiquitin carboxyl-terminal hydrolase 9X isoform X3 gives MTATTRGSPVGGNDSQGQGQAPDAQSQPPLPQNQTSSPNSSNENSPVSPPDEQGQEDGPPQLEEEEPAFPHTDLAKLDDMINRPRWVVPVLPKGELEVLLEAAIDLSKKGLDVKCEACQRFFRDGLTISFTKILTDEAVSGWKFEIHRCIINNTHRLVELCVAKLSQDWFPLLELLAMAANPHCKFHIYNGTRPSETVPAGAQLADDELFARPPDPRSPKGWLVDLINKFGTLNGFQMLHDRFMSGQALNVQIIAALIKPFGQCYEFLTLHTVKKYFLPVIEMVPQFLENLTDEELKKEAKNEAKNDALSMIIKSLKNLASRVPGQEETVKNLEIFRLKMILRLLQISSFNGKMNALNEVNKVISSVSYYTHRHNPEEEEWLTAERMAEWIQQNHILSIVLRDSLHQPQYVEKLEKILRFVIKEKALTMQDLDNIWAAQAGKHEAIVKNVHDLLAKLAWDFSPEQLDHLFDCFKASWTNASKKQREKLLELIRRLAEDDKDGVMAHKVLNLLWNLAHSDDVPVDIMDQALSAHIKILDYSCSQDRDTQKIQWIDRFIEELRTNDKWVIPALKQIREICSLFGEAPQNLRKKMPINIQTNLVGQTQRSPHVFYRHDLINQLQHNHALVTLVAENLSAYMETMRQFSKEEQAEFDPQTVRPGSRYSHVQEVQERLNFLRFLLKDGQLWLCAPQAKQIWKCLAENAVFLCDREACFKWYSKLMGDEPDLDPDINKDFFENNVLQLDPSLLTENGMKCFERFFKAVNCREGKLVAKRRAYMMDDLELIGLDYLWRVVIQGSDDIASRAIDLLKEIYTNLGPKLQVNQVEIHEDFIQSCFDRLKASYDTLCVLDGDKDSINCARQEAIRMVRVLTVLKEYINECDSDYHEERTILPMSRAFRGKHITLIVRFPNQGRQVDDLDIWSHTNDTIGSVRRGILTRIKANAAHTKIELFIGGEVVDPADDRKLIGQLNLKDKTLITAKLTQVSANMPSSPDSSSDSSTGSPGNHGNHYSDGPNPEVESCLPGVIMSLHLRYISFLWQVADLGCNLKMPLLRDGARVLMKLMPPDNTTVENLRAVCLDHAKLGENSLSPSLDSRFFGPSPSQVLYLIEVVYALLMPASATLGEDASDFQYNFLKSGGLPLVLSMLTRNNFLPAADMETRRGAYLNALKIAKLLLTSVGFGHVKAVAEACQPNAEGNIPVSPINQATHDQALVLQSALQNIPNPASECMLRNVAIRLAQQISDENFFQASKYIPDICVIRAVQKIVWASGCGTVQLVFSSNEEISKIYEKTNAAKEPDGEDEQVCCEALEVMTLCFALMPTALDTLSKEKAWQTFIIDLLLHCHSKSVRQMAQEQFFLMATRCCMGHRPLLFFITLLFTVLGSTAKERAKHAGDYFTLLRHLLNYAYNSNINLPNAEVLLNNEIDWLKRIRDEVKRTGETGVEETILEGHLGVTKELLAFQTPEKKYYIGCEKGGANLIKELIDDFIFPASNVYLQYMKSGEFPTEQAIPVCSTPASINAGFELLVALAVGCVRNLKQIVDTLTDMYYLGCETLTEWEYLPPVGPRPNKGFVGLKNAGATCYMNSVIQQLYMIPPIRNGILAIEGTGTDVDDDMSGDEKQENESNVDPRDEVFSYHHQFDDKPSSKSEDRKEYNIGVLRHLQVIFGHLAASRLQYYVPRGFWKQFRLWGEPVNLREQHDALEFFNSLVDSLDEALKALGHPAMLSKVLGGSFADQKICQGCPHRYECEESFTTLNVDIRNHQNLLDSMEQYVKGDLLEGANAYHCEKCNKKVDTVKRLLIKKLPPVLAIQLKRFDYDWERECAIKFNDYFEFPRELDMEPYTVAGVAKLEGDDVNPENQVIQQNEPSEPTPPGSSKYRLVGVLVHSGQASGGHYYSYIIQRNGGDGEKNRWYKFDDGDVTECKMDDEEEMKNQCFGGEYMGEVFDHMMKRMSYRRQKRWWNAYILFYERMDSLDKDSELVKYISELTVSSTKPHQVKMPGVIECSVRKQNVQFMHNRMQYSLEYFQFIKKLLTCNSVYLNPPPGQEHLLPEAEEIAMISAQLAARFLFSTGFHTKKVVRGPASDWYDALCILLRHSKNVRYWFAHNVLFAYPNRFSEYLLECPSAEVRGAFAKLIVFIAHFSLQDGPCPSPTASPGPSTQGCDNLSLSDHLLRAVLNLLRREVSEHGRHLQQYFNLFVMYANLGLAEKTQLLKLNVPATFMLVALDEGPGPPIKYQYAELGKLYTVVSQLVRCCDVSSRMQSSINGNPPLPNPYGDTNLTAPVMPVQQLVAEILFVRTSYVKKIIEDCSNSEETVKLLRFSCWENPQFSSTVLSELLWQVAYSYTYELRPYLDLLLQILLIEDSWQTHRIHNVLKGIPDDRDGLFDTIQRSKNHYQKRAYQCIKCMVALFSNCSVAYQILQSNGDLKRKWTWAVEWLGDELERRPYTGNPQYTYNNWSPPVQSNETSNGYFLERSHSARMTLAKACELCPEEEPDEQEAPDDQDASPPEDTSLYPHSPGTTQFQQNNHPHGQPYTGPAAQHMNNPQRPGPATAPTPGPTPTPTQNQTPPTPGTGPGPSPGPGPRAQENWESTEEVTPAPAPASTAPAPAPPKE, from the exons AGGTGTATTATAAATAACACACACCGATTGGTGGAGTTGTGTGTGGCCAAGCTCTCTCAGGACTGGTTTCCTCTACTGGAGCTTCTGGCCATGGCCGCCAACCCTCACTGCAAGTTCCACATCTATAATGGCACACGGCCCTCTGAGACCGTCCCTGCTGGAGCACAGCTGGCTGACGATGAGCTCTTTGCCCGACCACCAGACCCACGATCTCCCAAG GGCTGGTTGGTGGACTTAATAAACAAATTTGGCACGTTAAACGGGTTTCAAATGTTGCACGATCGCTTCATGAGCGGCCAAGCACTGAACGTCCAGATCATCGCTGCACTTATCAA GCCTTTTGGCCAGTGTTACGAGTTCCTTACATTGCACACGGTAAAGAAGTACTTCCTTCCAGTCATCGAGATGGTTCCTCAGTTTCTAGAGAATCTCACAGATGAGGAGCTGAAGAAAGAGGCCAAGAATGAAGCCAAAAACGACGCACTGTCCATGATAATCAAGTCTCTGAAGAATCTGGCTTCACGCGTACCAGGGCAAGAGGAGACCGTGAAGAATTTAGAGATTTTTAGGTTAAAAATGATTCTTAG GTTATTGCaaatttcttcttttaatgGCAAAATGAATGCACTAAATGAAGTTAACAAGGTGATCTCCAGTGTGTCCTACTACACTCATCGGCATaaccctgaggaggaggaatggCTGACTGCAGAGCGCATGGCG GAGTGGATCCAGCAGAACCACATCCTGTCCATTGTGCTCAGGGACAGTTTGCACCAGCCGCAGTATGTCGAGAAACTGGAGAAGATCCTTCGCTTCGTTATCAAAGAGAAAGCCCTTACAATGCAGGATCTGGATAATATCTGGGCTGCACAG GCTGGTAAGCATGAGGCTATTGTGAAGAATGTCCATGACCTCCTGGCCAAGCTGGCTTGGGACTTCTCACCTGAGCAACTCGATCACCTCTTTGACTGTTTCAAG GCAAGCTGGACCAATGCCAGCAAGAAGCAGCGTGAAAAGCTGCTGGAACTTATCCGGCGCTTGGCTGAGGATGATAAGGATGGTGTGATGGCCCACAAGGTCCTCAACCTGCTGTGGAACCTGGCACACAGCGATGATGTGCCTGTAGACATCATGGACCAGGCTCTTAGTGCTCACATCAAGATATTGGATTACAGTTGCTCACAG GACAGAGACACGCAGAAAATCCAATGGATAGATCGCTTCATAGAGGAACTACGGACCAACGATAAATGGGTGATCCCTGCCCTAAAGCAAATCAGAGAAATCTGTAGCCTCTTTGGTGAAGCTCCTCAAAACCTTAG aaagaaaatgcCAATTAACATACAAACGAACTTAGTGGG TCAAACCCAGAGAAGTCCTCATGTGTTCTACCGACATGACCTGATCAACCAGCTGCAGCACAACCACGCTCTGGTGACCTTGGTGGCTGAGAATCTCTCAGCCTACATGGAGACCATGAGGCAGTTCTCCAAAG AAGAGCAAGCTGAGTTTGACCCCCAGACTGTCAGGCCAGGAAGCCGCTACAGCCATGTCCAGGAAGTACAGGAGCGGCTCAACTTCCTGAG GTTCTTGCTAAAGGATGGCCAGTTGTGGCTCTGTGCCCCTCAGGCCAAGCAGATCTGGAAGTGTTTGGCTGAGAATGCAGTGTTTCTTTGTGACCGTGAGGCCTGCTTCAAATG GTACTCCAAGCTGATGGGTGATGAGCCAGACCTGGACCCGGACATCAATAAGGACTTCTTTGAGAACAACGTCCTGCAGTTGGACCCGTCTCTGCTGACGGAGAATGgcatgaagtgctttgagaggTTCTTCAAGGCCGTCAACTGCAGGGAGGGCAAGCTGGTTGCAAAGCGCAGGGCCTACATGATGGATGACCTGGAACTAATAGGCTTGGACTACCTCTGGAGG GTGGTGATTCAAGGTAGTGATGACATTGCTAGCCGAGCAATAGACCTGCTGAAAGAGATTTATACCAACCTCGGACCAAAACTACAAGTTAATCAG GTTGAAATTCATGAGGATTTCATCCAGTCATGTTTTGACCGTCTGAAGGCATCCTACGACACCCTGTGTGTGTTGGACGGAGACAAAGACAGCATCAATTGCGCCCGTCAGGAAGCCATCCGCATGGTGCGAGTTCTTACTGTGCTCAAAGAGTACATCAATGAGTGCGACAGTGACTACCACGAGGAGAGGACTATACTGCCCATGTCCAG AGCTTTCCGTGGGAAGCATATCACGTTGATCGTGCGTTTCCCAAACCAGGGGCGTCAGGTAGATGACCTGGATATCTGGTCACACACCAATGACACAATCGGCTCAGTTCGACGTGGCATCCTGACCCGGATCAAAGCAAACGCTGCACATACCAAGATAGAACTCTTTATTGGTGGCGAGGTGGTCGATCCGGCTGATGACAGGAAGTTAATTGGACAGCTCAATTTGAAGGACAAAACG TTGATCACAGCCAAGCTGACCCAGGTGAGTGCCAACATGCCTTCAAGCCCAGACAGCTCCTCTGACTCATCCACCGGCTCTCCTGGTAACCACGGCAACCACTACAGCGATGGGCCCAACCCTGAGGTGGAGAGCTGTCTTCCTGGTGTG ataaTGTCGCTGCATCTCCGCTACATCTCCTTCCTGTGGCAGGTGGCTGACCTGGGCTGCAACCTCAAAATGCCTCTGCTTAGAGATGGCGCTCGAGTTCTCATGAAACTCATGCCGCCAG ATAACACAACAGTGGAGAATCTGAGAGCTGTGTGTCTGGACCACGCCAAACTTGGTGAGAACAGCCTCAGTCCCTCACTGGATTCCCGCTTCTTCGGCCCCTCCCCCTCACAAGTGCTCTACCTCATTGAG GTTGTGTATGCTTTGCTGATGCCAGCCAGTGCCACTCTCGGCGAGGATGCCAGTGACTTCCAGTACAACTTCCTGAAGAGTGGCGGGCTACCCCTGGTGTTGAGCATGCTCACCAGGAACAACTTTCTCCCAGCGGCAGATATGGAGACGAGGCGTGGGGCGTACCTCAACGCGCTAAAGATTGCCAAGCTCCTCCTGACCTCTGTGGGCTTTGGTCATGTGAAGGCTGTGGCAGAGGCCTGCCAGCCCAATGCTGAGGGAAATATTCCTGTCTCTCCG ATAAACCAGGCCACTCATGATCAGGCTCTGGTCCTCCAGAGTGCCCTGCAAAACATCCCCAACCCTGCCTCAGAATGCATGCTGCGCAATGTAGCCATCCGCCTGGCACAGCAGATTTCTGATGAG aATTTTTTCCAGGCATCAAAGTACATCCCAGACATTTGTGTGATCCGAGCGGTACAGAAAATTGTGTGGGCATCAGGCTGTGGTACGGTGCAGCTCGTCTTCAGCTCCAATGAAGAGATCAGCAAAATATACGAGAAG acaaATGCAGCTAAGGAGCCAGATGGGGAAGATGAGCAGGTTTGCTGCGAGGCCCTGGAAGTGATGACACTGTGTTTTGCCCTCATGCCCACGGCTCTGGACACCCTCAGTAAGGAGAAGGCTTGGCAGACCTTCATCATagacctgctgctgcactgccACAGCAA ATCTGTTCGTCAGATGGCTCAGGAGCAGTTTTTCCTGATGGCAACTCGGTGCTGTATGGGCCATCgacctctcctcttcttcatcaccctcctcttcactgtGTTAGGG AGTACAGCCAAGGAGCGAGCCAAACATGCTGGGGACTACTTCACATTGCTCAGACATCTGCTGAACTATGCCTATAACAGTAACATCAACCTGCCAAATGCTGAGGTGCTGCTCAACAATGAGATTGACTGGCTGAAGAGGATAAGG gATGAGGTTAAGAGGACAGGGGAGACTGGTGTGGAGGAGACCATCCTGGAGGGCCACCTTGGAGTCACCAAAGAACTTCTAGCCTTCCAGACACCAGAGAAGAAGTATTACATTGGCTGTGAGAAGGGAGGAGCGAACCTCATTAAG GAGCTGATTGATGACTTCATTTTCCCAGCATCTAATGTTTACCTGCAGTACATGAAAAGCGGGGAATTCCCCACCGAGCAGGCCATCCCAGTGTGCAGCACCCCTGCTTCCATCAATGCAGGCTTTGAGCTCCTGGTAGCACTGGCTGTCGGCTGTGTTCGCAACCTCAAACAGATAGTCGACACTCTGACTGACATGTACTACTTAG gttgtGAAACATTGACAGAGTGGGAGTACTTGCCTCCGGTGGGGCCACGGCCAAACAAAGGCTTTGTAGGACTGAAGAACGCTGGGGCCACCTGTTATATGAACTCTGTCATTCAGCAGCTGTACATGATCCCTCCCATCCGCAATGGCATCCTGGCCATAGAGGGCACAGGCACTGATGTGGATGATGACATGTCAGGGGATGAGAAGCAGGAGAATGAG AGTAACGTGGATCCTCGTGATGAGGTTTTCAGCTACCATCATCAGTTTGATGATAAGCCCTCTAGTAAGTCAGAGGACAGGAAAGAGTACAACATTGGGGTCCTGCGCCACCTACAGGTCATATTTGGCCATCTGGCTGCATCCAGACTGCAGTATTATGTCCCTAGGGGATTCTGGAAACAGTTCag GTTATGGGGTGAGCCAGTGAACTTGAGGGAGCAACACGATGCGCTGGAGTTTTTCAACTCTTTGGTGGACAGTCTGGATGAAGCTCTGAAAGCTCTGGGTCACCCTGCCATGCTCAGCAAGGTGCTGGGAGGGTCCTTTGCTGACCAGAAGATCTGTCAGGGATGCCCCCACAG ATATGAGTGTGAGGAGTCATTCACAACACTCAACGTAGACATCAGAAACCACCAGAACCTGCTGGACTCCATGGAGCAGTATGTTAAAGGAGACCTGCTGGAGGGAGCCAACGCCTACCACTGTGAGAAGTGTAATAAGAAG GTGGACACGGTGAAGCGCCTGCTGATTAAGAAGCTGCCGCCAGTCCTCGCCATCCAGCTGAAGCGCTTTGACTATGACTGGGAGCGGGAGTGTGCCATCAAGTTCAACGACTACTTTGAGTTCCCCAGGGAGCTGGACATGGAGCCATACACAGTAGCGGGTGTGGCCAAGTTAGAGGGTGATGATGTCAATCCGGAGAACCAGGTGATCCAACAGAATGAGCCCTCTGAACCCACGCCTCCGGGCAGCTCCAAGTATCGTCTGGTGGGAGTGCTGGTCCACTCAGGCCAGGCCAGCGGTGGACACTACTACTCCTACATAATCCAGAGGAATGGGGGTGATGGTGAAAAGAACCGCTGGTATAAGTTTGACGATGGGGATGTGACTGAGTGTAAAATGGACgatgaggaggagatgaagaaccAGTGCTTTGGAGGTGAATACATGGGCGAGGTGTTTGATCACATGATGAAACGGATGTCGTACCGGAGGCAGAAGCGATGGTGGAACGCCTACATCCTATTCTATGAGCGTATGGACTCACTGGACAAGGACAGCGAGCTTGTCAAATACATCTCAGAGCTGACCGTCTCCTCCACCAAGCCACATCAGGTCAAGATGCCTGGTGTCATCGAGTGCAGCGTCCGCAAGCAGAACGTCCAATTCATGCACAACAGAATGCAATACAGCCTGGAATATTTCCAGTTCATTAAGAAACTTCTGACCTGTAACAGTGTCTATTTAAATCCTCCTCCAG gacaAGAACATCTTCTGCCAGAGGCAGAGGAGATTGCTATGATAAGTGCTCAGCTGGCTGctaggttcctcttcagcacagGTTTCCACACCAAGAAAGTAGTACGGGGTCCTGCCAGTGACTG GTATGACGCCCTCTGCATCCTGCTGAGACACAGTAAGAATGTACGCTATTGGTTTGCACACAACGTTCTGTTTGCTTACCCTAACCGGTTCTCCGAGTACCTGCTTGAGTGCCCGAGTGCCGAGGTCCGTGGAGCATTCGCCAAGCTCATCGTCTTCATCGCTCACTTCTCCCTGCAAGACGGCCCCTGCCCCTCTCCCACTGCCTCGCCTGGACCCTCGACTCAG GGCTGTGATAACCTCAGTCTCAGTGACCACCTGTTAAGAGCTGTACTAAACCTCCTCAGAAGAGAGGTTTCTGAACATGGCCGTCACCTGCAGCAGTACTTCAACCTCTTTGTCATGTACGCCAACCTGG GTTTGGCAGAAAAGACTCAGCTGCTCAAACTGAACGTTCCTGCTACTTTCATGTTGGTCGCTCTTGACGAGGGTCCCGGCCCTCCCATTAAATACCAGTACGCTGAGCTGGGCAAGCTCTACACTGTGGTTTCCCAGTTGGTCCGCTGCTGTGACGTCTCCTCACGCATGCAGTCCTCCATCAATG GTAACCCTCCTCTACCTAACCCGTATGGGGACACCAACCTGACCGCCCCAGTGATGCCTGTGCAGCAGCTGGTGGCAGAGATCCTGTTTGTGCGGACCAGCTATGTGAAGAAGATCATTGAAGACTGCAGCAACTCTGAGGAGACAGTGAAGCTGCTTCGCTTCAGCTGCTGGGAGAATCCTCAGTTCTCCTCCACTGTGCTCAGTGAACTGCTCTGGCAG GTGGCGTACTCCTACACCTATGAGCTGCGGCCTTACCTGGACTTGCTGCTACAGATCCTGCTCATCGAGGACTCGTGGCAGACACACAG GATCCACAATGTGCTGAAGGGAATTCCAGATGATAGAGATGGACTTTTTGACACCATCCAGCGCTCCAAGAACCACTATCAGAAGCGGGCCTACCAGTGCATCAAGTGCATGGTGGCCCTGTTCAGCAACTGCTCTGTGGCCTATCAGATCCTACAG AGTAATGGTGACCTGAAGCGAAAGTGGACGTGGGCAGTCGAGTGGTTAGGGGACGAGCTGGAGAGGAGGCCATACACGGGCAACCCCCAGTACACCTACAACAACTGGTCCCCTCCAGTTCAGAGCAACGAGACCTCCAATGGATATTTCCTGGAGCGTTCGCACAGTGCACGTATGACACTGGCCAAGGCCTGTGAACTTTGTCCTGAAGAG GAACCAGATGAACAGGAAGCACCTGATGATCAAGACGCCTCCCCACCTGAGGACACGTCTCTGTACCCACATTCTCCTGGAACCACCCAGTTTCAGCAG AACAACCATCCTCATGGTCAGCCGTACACCGGACCTGCTGCTCAGCACATGAACAACCCCCAGCGTCCTGGTCCTGCCACTGCCCCGACTCCCGGCCCGACTCCGACCCCGACCCAGAACcagaccccccccacccctggcaCTGGCCCTGGACCCAGTCCTGGCCCAGGCCCGCGAGCACAAGAGAACTGGGAGAGCACCGAGGAGGTCACCCCTGCCCCCGCCCCTGCCTCCACTGCCCCGGCACCTGCCCCGCCTAAGGAGTAA